A section of the Verrucomicrobium sp. GAS474 genome encodes:
- a CDS encoding DUF6428 family protein, giving the protein MQTSAFLKLIESHPTKFLRFLDHRKVVVHPSYHVSEVKTATFATVDCGGMAHHWKETIFQLWLSDDPDSERAMAAGKVTGILEEVSRLIAVDPDTELRIEYGNDVFPPVVFHIDKVEVKAEAVEVFLRLPVLQCKLEERGKSCARPAETGAAAADGSCCSGPGCC; this is encoded by the coding sequence ATGCAAACCTCCGCATTCCTCAAGCTCATCGAATCGCATCCGACGAAGTTCCTCCGCTTCCTCGATCACCGGAAAGTCGTGGTCCACCCTTCCTATCACGTTTCCGAGGTGAAGACGGCGACCTTCGCGACGGTCGATTGCGGGGGCATGGCCCATCATTGGAAGGAAACCATCTTTCAGCTTTGGCTCTCGGACGATCCCGACTCGGAACGGGCCATGGCGGCGGGGAAGGTGACGGGCATTCTGGAGGAGGTCTCCAGGCTCATCGCGGTCGACCCCGATACCGAATTGCGGATCGAGTACGGCAACGATGTCTTTCCCCCGGTCGTCTTCCACATCGACAAGGTCGAGGTGAAGGCCGAGGCGGTCGAGGTCTTCCTCCGTCTCCCGGTCCTGCAATGCAAGCTGGAGGAACGCGGGAAATCGTGCGCCCGTCCCGCAGAAACCGGGGCGGCGGCGGCGGACGGGTCTTGTTGCTCCGGCCCCGGTTGCTGCTAA
- a CDS encoding alpha/beta fold hydrolase, producing MKAAPPFTPLTLKTPAANLAAVLHAAPGKKLVILCHGFTGTKAEHNRLFVQTARAFQKAGISALRFDFFGSGDSDGEFNEMTPNTQIRDALAVLAWGRRRYDRVALLGLSFGGATSICATHQAKGKQKPDVLLTWSSVPSLRWWNSVPPKDPAPGAANPLNVGKRFFTDRPKIDVPEAYVALTLPRFQIQGDQDIPEFRERFAAYCPKNDPRVRHLVIPGADHVFTTWKHRKQVIDESVKWVKKELK from the coding sequence ATGAAAGCCGCCCCTCCCTTCACCCCTCTCACGCTGAAGACCCCCGCCGCCAACCTCGCCGCCGTCCTCCACGCCGCGCCGGGGAAGAAACTGGTGATCCTCTGCCACGGCTTCACCGGGACGAAGGCCGAGCACAACCGCCTCTTCGTCCAGACGGCCCGCGCCTTCCAGAAGGCGGGGATCAGCGCGCTGCGGTTCGATTTCTTCGGCTCCGGCGACAGCGACGGGGAATTCAACGAGATGACGCCGAACACCCAGATCCGCGACGCCCTGGCCGTCCTCGCCTGGGGCCGCCGCCGCTACGACCGGGTCGCCCTCCTCGGGCTGAGCTTCGGCGGGGCGACCTCGATCTGCGCCACCCACCAGGCGAAGGGGAAGCAGAAGCCCGACGTCCTCCTCACCTGGTCCTCGGTCCCGAGCCTCCGCTGGTGGAACAGCGTCCCGCCGAAGGACCCCGCCCCCGGCGCCGCGAACCCCCTCAACGTCGGCAAGCGCTTCTTCACCGACCGCCCGAAGATCGACGTCCCCGAGGCCTACGTCGCCCTCACCCTGCCCCGCTTCCAGATCCAGGGCGACCAGGACATCCCCGAATTCCGCGAACGCTTTGCCGCCTACTGCCCGAAGAACGACCCGCGCGTCCGCCACCTCGTCATCCCCGGAGCCGACCACGTCTTCACCACGTGGAAGCACCGCAAGCAGGTGATCGACGAGAGCGTGAAGTGGGTGAAGAAAGAGCTGAAGTAA
- a CDS encoding nucleoside triphosphate pyrophosphatase, whose product MNTGGQATTLPPSGVSSASQPPGPQPLLLASSSPRRREIIASLGVPFEVAGGIPFTERAERDNVALSPGELAWYNALGKALTAARLHPLRTILTADTVVSLDARVLGKPADRREAEAALRALSGRTHLVQTAYVLVFPTPEGERPRFTGDVEKTEVTFHRLTPAAIARYLDAVDVSDKAGSYAIQERGEELVRGIRGSFSNVVGLPVEAVSRLLGNAGYRAWQEL is encoded by the coding sequence ATGAATACCGGGGGGCAAGCCACGACGCTTCCGCCCTCCGGCGTCTCGTCGGCCTCCCAGCCGCCGGGGCCGCAGCCCCTGTTGCTCGCCTCCTCCTCGCCGCGGCGGCGGGAAATCATCGCCTCCCTCGGCGTCCCCTTCGAGGTCGCCGGGGGCATTCCCTTCACCGAGCGGGCCGAGCGCGACAACGTCGCCCTCTCCCCCGGCGAGCTCGCCTGGTACAACGCCCTCGGCAAGGCGCTGACCGCCGCCCGCCTCCATCCCCTCCGAACGATCCTCACCGCCGACACCGTCGTCAGCCTCGACGCCCGCGTCCTCGGAAAACCGGCCGACCGCCGCGAGGCCGAGGCGGCCCTCCGCGCCCTCTCCGGCCGCACCCACCTCGTCCAGACCGCCTACGTCCTCGTCTTCCCGACCCCCGAAGGCGAGCGCCCCCGCTTCACCGGCGACGTCGAGAAAACCGAAGTCACCTTCCACCGCCTCACCCCCGCCGCCATCGCCCGCTACCTCGACGCCGTCGACGTGAGCGACAAGGCGGGGAGCTACGCCATCCAGGAACGCGGCGAGGAACTCGTCCGGGGGATTCGGGGATCGTTCTCGAACGTGGTGGGGTTGCCGGTCGAGGCCGTCTCGCGGCTGCTGGGGAACGCGGGGTATCGGGCTTGGCAGGAGTTGTAG
- the raiA gene encoding ribosome-associated translation inhibitor RaiA, translating to MQIHISPRGVKLTAALHGYVAEKLESLESLAEGLIGAHVAIYHDQSRANKHAFVVKVHLAVPGPDLHAEDHGHELYHAIDAVVAKLDTQLRKKHSLKTKTSVSAARKAKAKRIAAGV from the coding sequence ATGCAAATCCACATCAGCCCGCGGGGCGTCAAGCTCACCGCGGCGCTTCATGGTTACGTCGCGGAAAAACTCGAAAGCCTGGAGAGCCTCGCTGAGGGCCTCATCGGTGCCCACGTCGCGATCTACCACGATCAGTCCCGCGCGAACAAGCATGCCTTCGTCGTGAAGGTCCACCTCGCCGTCCCCGGCCCCGACCTCCACGCCGAGGACCACGGCCACGAACTTTACCACGCCATCGACGCCGTCGTCGCGAAGCTCGACACCCAGCTCCGCAAGAAGCACTCCCTCAAGACGAAGACCTCCGTCTCCGCCGCTCGGAAAGCCAAGGCCAAGCGCATCGCCGCCGGAGTCTAG
- a CDS encoding N-acetylmuramoyl-L-alanine amidase: MFRAALLICLIWGGVLLASPAQAADLHAVHRVKKGETLYAIAKEYGTTPAALAAANHLPPGASLRVGQKLAVPGKTASRPAPTRAAVPAPSTAATATTPPPPAAEDNGKEDRDDPPPKYLFIVGKLKAAIDDAPVRQGRWRYIVFHHSGTSSGNAKAFDYFHRNVRGMENGLAYHFVIGNGHGSGDGEIEVGGRWTKQLQGGHLHSDELNMIALGVCFVGDFNTTRPTKRQIAAAIELVTYLRQRCGGPDILFKGHKEINPRPTECPGKLFPLAAFHKIFD, encoded by the coding sequence GTGTTCCGGGCCGCGTTACTGATTTGTCTCATCTGGGGGGGAGTTCTCCTCGCCTCCCCCGCGCAGGCTGCCGATCTCCATGCCGTCCACCGCGTGAAGAAGGGGGAGACCCTCTACGCCATCGCGAAGGAATACGGCACGACCCCGGCGGCCCTCGCCGCGGCGAACCACCTCCCCCCGGGAGCCTCCCTCCGCGTCGGGCAGAAGCTCGCCGTCCCCGGGAAAACCGCCTCCCGCCCCGCGCCGACCCGCGCTGCCGTCCCCGCGCCTTCAACAGCCGCGACGGCGACGACACCCCCGCCGCCCGCCGCCGAAGACAACGGCAAGGAGGACCGGGACGATCCCCCGCCGAAGTACCTCTTCATCGTCGGCAAGCTCAAGGCCGCCATCGACGACGCCCCCGTCCGCCAGGGCCGCTGGCGCTACATCGTCTTCCACCACAGCGGCACCTCCAGCGGCAACGCGAAGGCCTTCGACTACTTCCACCGGAACGTGCGCGGCATGGAGAACGGCCTCGCCTACCACTTCGTGATCGGGAACGGCCACGGCTCCGGCGACGGGGAGATCGAGGTCGGCGGACGGTGGACGAAGCAGCTCCAGGGCGGCCACCTCCACAGCGACGAGCTGAACATGATCGCCCTCGGCGTCTGCTTCGTCGGCGACTTCAACACGACGCGTCCCACGAAGCGCCAGATCGCCGCCGCCATCGAGCTGGTGACCTATCTCCGCCAACGCTGCGGCGGCCCCGATATCCTCTTCAAGGGCCACAAGGAGATCAACCCGCGCCCGACCGAATGCCCCGGGAAGCTCTTCCCCCTCGCGGCGTTCCACAAGATCTTCGATTGA
- a CDS encoding metalloregulator ArsR/SmtB family transcription factor: protein MPDLASFARQHKALGDPSRLRIIRLLKEQSLCVCEIESALELPQYAISRHLGILRQAGLVEGWREGTWMHYRLAEKLPKAWLKALDALCEVWDADKQLQKDRKRVKTRCS from the coding sequence ATGCCCGACCTCGCCTCGTTCGCCCGCCAGCACAAGGCCCTGGGAGATCCCTCGCGCCTGCGGATCATCCGCCTCCTGAAGGAGCAATCCCTCTGCGTCTGCGAGATCGAATCGGCGCTGGAGCTCCCCCAATACGCCATCTCCCGCCACCTCGGCATCCTCCGCCAGGCCGGGCTCGTCGAGGGCTGGCGCGAGGGAACGTGGATGCACTACCGGCTGGCCGAAAAGCTGCCCAAGGCATGGCTGAAGGCCCTCGACGCCCTCTGCGAAGTCTGGGACGCCGACAAGCAGCTGCAAAAGGACCGGAAGCGCGTGAAGACGCGATGCTCCTGA
- the rsfS gene encoding ribosome silencing factor gives MPAKPVKNPEGLKLAKLCRAFAEEKKAIDPIILDLREISSVADFFVICSADSEPQLKAIGNGLEKMLKDDHDVRPLAVDGYPVSQWIVADYGDVMVHIFHKTTRPKYNLEGLWRDAPVVK, from the coding sequence ATGCCCGCCAAACCCGTTAAAAATCCTGAAGGTCTGAAACTGGCCAAGCTCTGCCGCGCCTTCGCGGAGGAGAAGAAAGCCATCGATCCGATCATCCTCGATCTGCGGGAAATCTCCTCCGTGGCCGACTTCTTCGTGATCTGCTCCGCCGACTCCGAACCCCAGCTGAAGGCGATCGGCAACGGCCTCGAGAAGATGCTGAAGGACGACCACGACGTCCGCCCCCTCGCCGTCGACGGCTACCCCGTCAGCCAATGGATCGTCGCCGACTACGGCGACGTGATGGTCCACATCTTCCACAAGACGACCCGGCCCAAGTACAACCTCGAAGGCCTCTGGCGCGACGCGCCGGTCGTGAAGTAA
- a CDS encoding aquaporin produces the protein MKGEVVPIGIVPRWLVGEFVGTFLLVWFGCGSLCVAVAGGVGMGRFGVPLVWGLGVAAAIRLTAAWSGAHLNPAVTLSAAVWNGFPWRRVPGYWAAQLAGAMAASALLYLIFAGKLADFETAQGIVRGLPGSEASARVFGEYFSIAEGAAFAVEVAGTAVLLLVIGGVSEGTGGRRPLLAAALIGLAVAVLIALLGPLTMACFNPARDLGPRLVSSWAGWGGIPFRVNGWGWLTVYLIAPLLGALLGGGTYKGLKVFLR, from the coding sequence ATGAAGGGGGAGGTCGTTCCAATCGGCATCGTGCCGCGATGGCTGGTCGGGGAGTTTGTCGGGACGTTTCTCCTGGTCTGGTTCGGGTGCGGCAGTCTCTGCGTCGCGGTGGCGGGCGGGGTGGGGATGGGGCGCTTCGGGGTTCCGCTCGTCTGGGGACTCGGCGTCGCGGCGGCGATCCGGCTGACGGCGGCGTGGAGCGGGGCCCACCTGAACCCGGCGGTGACGCTCAGCGCGGCGGTCTGGAACGGCTTTCCGTGGCGGCGGGTGCCGGGCTATTGGGCGGCGCAGCTGGCCGGGGCGATGGCGGCCTCGGCTCTCCTTTACCTGATTTTCGCGGGGAAGCTGGCCGATTTCGAGACGGCGCAGGGGATCGTCCGGGGCCTGCCGGGGAGCGAGGCGAGCGCGAGGGTCTTCGGGGAGTACTTTTCGATCGCGGAGGGGGCGGCCTTTGCCGTCGAGGTCGCCGGGACGGCGGTCCTGCTGCTGGTGATCGGCGGGGTGAGCGAGGGGACGGGCGGTCGACGCCCCCTCTTGGCGGCGGCGCTCATCGGCCTTGCGGTGGCGGTGCTGATCGCCCTCCTGGGGCCGTTGACGATGGCCTGCTTCAATCCGGCCCGCGATCTGGGGCCGCGGCTGGTCTCGTCTTGGGCGGGATGGGGCGGGATCCCGTTTCGGGTGAATGGCTGGGGCTGGCTGACGGTCTACCTGATTGCCCCCCTCCTCGGGGCTCTTCTGGGAGGGGGGACCTATAAGGGCCTTAAGGTCTTTCTAAGGTGA
- a CDS encoding NCS2 family permease yields the protein MPFLAAFENRADPFLIRERGSSVRTELVAGATTFAAMAYILAVNPAILGATGMDKGAVLTATALASALFTVVMALAANLPVAAAPGMGINAFFAFTLCLGSGVPWRGALGLVFYSGLLFFLVTVTGLRSRIIAAIPPSLRAAVACGIGLFIAFIGLQKGGLVVAHPVTLVTVGKLSAPGVGLVALGLLLGAWCVGRRKPGGFLFVILLITLLGLLVPGGHGRPLTATPEGGWGAFPPSILPVLGQVDFGYFWTHLGKCLPALFALFFVDLFDGLGTLLGLGERLKGSAALPIDRALRADALGAAGCALLGTSTVTPYIESAAGIEQGGRTGVTALATAACFLLALFAAPLFLAIPPAATAPVLILVGLGMMRSSARIDFDDWTLALPACLIVVVMPLTFSIAEGISAGLVFHVALRIAAGRVREVSPVLGGLAALLLLHYVWRGQ from the coding sequence ATGCCCTTCCTCGCCGCCTTCGAGAACCGTGCCGATCCCTTCCTGATCCGGGAGCGGGGCTCCTCGGTGCGGACCGAGCTGGTCGCGGGGGCGACGACCTTCGCGGCGATGGCCTACATCCTCGCCGTCAATCCGGCCATCCTCGGCGCGACGGGGATGGACAAGGGGGCGGTCCTGACGGCGACGGCCCTCGCCTCGGCCCTCTTCACCGTCGTGATGGCCCTCGCGGCGAACCTCCCCGTCGCCGCCGCGCCGGGGATGGGGATCAACGCCTTCTTCGCCTTCACCCTCTGCCTCGGCAGCGGGGTGCCGTGGCGCGGCGCCCTCGGCCTCGTCTTCTACAGCGGCCTCCTCTTCTTCCTCGTCACGGTGACGGGGCTCCGCAGCCGGATCATCGCGGCGATCCCGCCCTCCCTCCGCGCCGCCGTGGCGTGCGGCATCGGCCTCTTCATCGCCTTCATCGGCCTCCAGAAGGGCGGCCTCGTCGTCGCCCATCCGGTAACGCTCGTCACGGTCGGGAAGCTCTCCGCCCCCGGCGTCGGCCTCGTCGCCCTCGGCCTCCTGCTCGGCGCGTGGTGCGTGGGGCGGCGGAAGCCGGGCGGCTTCCTCTTCGTCATCCTCCTCATCACGCTCCTCGGCCTCCTCGTCCCCGGCGGCCACGGGAGGCCGCTGACGGCGACGCCCGAGGGAGGCTGGGGCGCTTTCCCTCCCTCGATCCTGCCGGTGCTCGGGCAGGTCGATTTCGGTTATTTCTGGACCCACCTCGGGAAGTGCCTCCCGGCGCTCTTCGCCCTCTTCTTCGTCGACCTCTTCGACGGCCTCGGCACCCTCCTCGGCCTCGGCGAACGGCTGAAGGGAAGCGCCGCCCTCCCCATCGACCGCGCCCTCCGCGCCGACGCCCTCGGGGCGGCGGGCTGCGCCCTCCTCGGCACCTCGACGGTGACGCCCTACATCGAGTCGGCCGCCGGGATCGAGCAGGGCGGGCGGACCGGCGTGACGGCGCTGGCGACGGCGGCCTGCTTCCTCCTCGCCCTCTTCGCCGCCCCCCTCTTCCTCGCCATCCCGCCCGCGGCCACCGCGCCGGTCCTGATCCTCGTCGGCCTCGGGATGATGCGCTCCTCCGCCCGGATCGACTTCGACGACTGGACCCTCGCCCTCCCGGCCTGCCTCATCGTCGTCGTGATGCCGCTCACCTTCAGCATCGCCGAGGGGATCTCGGCGGGCCTCGTCTTCCACGTCGCGCTGCGGATCGCCGCCGGACGGGTGCGGGAAGTCTCCCCCGTCCTCGGCGGCCTCGCCGCGCTCCTCCTTCTCCATTATGTCTGGCGCGGGCAATAG
- a CDS encoding arsenate reductase ArsC — translation MKKVLILCTGNSCRSHLAEGFLRHRAGDLFEVHSAGSKPTGYVHPKAIAVMREIGIDLSRHASKNMAEFLDRRIDIVITVCGNADQACPVFPGQVGRHHYGFDDPAQAEGTEEEVLAVFRRVRDEIGRVFEAYADGWRDALKD, via the coding sequence ATGAAAAAGGTCCTCATCCTCTGCACGGGCAATTCGTGCCGCAGCCACCTCGCCGAGGGGTTTCTCCGCCATCGCGCGGGGGATCTCTTCGAGGTGCACAGCGCCGGGTCGAAGCCGACCGGATACGTCCACCCGAAGGCGATCGCGGTGATGCGGGAGATCGGCATCGACCTCTCCCGTCACGCTTCCAAGAACATGGCGGAGTTCCTCGACCGGCGCATCGACATCGTGATCACGGTCTGCGGGAACGCCGATCAGGCGTGCCCGGTGTTCCCCGGCCAGGTTGGCCGCCACCACTACGGCTTCGACGATCCGGCCCAGGCGGAGGGAACCGAGGAGGAAGTCCTCGCCGTCTTCCGCCGCGTCCGCGACGAGATCGGCCGGGTCTTCGAGGCTTACGCCGACGGATGGCGCGATGCCCTGAAGGATTGA
- a CDS encoding methyl-accepting chemotaxis protein, with the protein MKKLSLKAKIALNAVIGLVAIAAFVVLLNVSLYTLGKIQDRGFDAVHKALLIGRLEAMPAKTYTVIGDLVINQEFDQNRKDWTEVNKEFQSLLADLATKADTDAEKSAAARVKAKVDGFDAVYEKMASLVKANNFPELQKIDGDFDKVRDGIEDDLGSLSKDALAEAEKSDAAFDGQREHTQVIAAVLSVLALVGFVAAGIYTYRSLSVSLHRVISTISTASEQTAASAAQLAQSSQQIAEGASGQAASLEETSASMEEISSIVKGTSDNAALSKALAGEARASAEASVQRMGELTHGVHDVQDASRKMTASMDEIKASSDSISKIIKTIDEIAFQTNILALNAAVEAARAGEAGAGFAVVAEEVRSLAQRSAEAAKETSAIIEDSIQRSVTGVAINQQVGRKLEEIGRKAGEVDVTLKAIFEKIVKADGAMGEIVSQCKEEAEGIQQINTAVSDVDRATQSNAAAAEEASGMARELQNQSDILNASIADLVAVVEGGGEGRSGHAPAARAVRVDAGQMRLG; encoded by the coding sequence ATGAAAAAGCTTAGTCTCAAAGCCAAAATCGCCCTCAACGCCGTCATCGGGCTCGTCGCGATCGCGGCGTTCGTGGTGTTGCTGAATGTCAGCCTCTATACCCTCGGGAAGATCCAGGACCGCGGCTTTGACGCCGTCCACAAGGCGCTCCTGATCGGGCGGCTCGAGGCGATGCCCGCAAAGACCTACACCGTCATCGGCGATCTGGTGATCAATCAGGAATTCGACCAGAACCGGAAGGATTGGACCGAGGTGAACAAGGAGTTCCAGAGCCTCCTCGCCGACCTCGCGACGAAGGCCGATACCGATGCGGAGAAGTCCGCCGCGGCCCGGGTGAAGGCGAAGGTCGACGGCTTTGACGCGGTCTACGAGAAGATGGCATCGCTGGTGAAGGCGAACAATTTCCCCGAACTCCAAAAGATCGACGGTGATTTCGACAAGGTCCGCGACGGGATCGAGGACGATCTGGGCTCCCTTTCCAAAGATGCCTTGGCCGAGGCGGAAAAGAGCGACGCCGCCTTCGACGGGCAGCGCGAGCATACGCAGGTGATCGCGGCCGTCCTCTCGGTCCTCGCGCTGGTCGGGTTCGTGGCGGCGGGGATCTACACCTACCGGAGCCTCTCGGTCTCGCTTCATCGCGTGATCTCGACGATCTCGACGGCCTCGGAGCAGACGGCGGCATCGGCGGCGCAGCTCGCCCAGTCGAGCCAGCAGATCGCCGAGGGGGCGAGCGGGCAGGCCGCCTCGCTGGAGGAGACGAGCGCCTCGATGGAGGAGATCTCGAGTATCGTGAAGGGGACGTCGGACAACGCCGCCCTCTCCAAGGCGCTGGCGGGCGAGGCTCGGGCCTCGGCCGAGGCGAGCGTCCAGCGGATGGGCGAACTGACCCACGGCGTCCACGACGTCCAGGACGCCTCGCGGAAGATGACCGCCTCGATGGACGAGATCAAGGCCTCCAGCGATTCCATTTCCAAGATCATCAAGACGATCGACGAGATCGCCTTCCAGACGAACATCCTCGCGCTGAACGCCGCCGTCGAGGCGGCCCGCGCGGGCGAGGCCGGGGCCGGGTTCGCCGTCGTCGCGGAGGAGGTCCGCTCCCTCGCGCAGCGGAGCGCCGAGGCGGCGAAGGAGACCTCGGCGATCATCGAGGACTCGATCCAGCGGAGCGTCACCGGCGTCGCGATCAACCAGCAGGTCGGCCGGAAGCTCGAGGAGATCGGCCGGAAGGCCGGGGAGGTCGATGTGACCCTGAAGGCGATCTTCGAGAAGATCGTCAAGGCCGACGGCGCGATGGGCGAGATCGTCAGCCAGTGCAAGGAAGAGGCCGAAGGCATCCAGCAGATCAACACGGCCGTCTCCGACGTCGACCGCGCGACCCAGTCGAACGCCGCCGCCGCCGAGGAGGCTTCCGGGATGGCCCGCGAGCTGCAGAACCAGTCCGATATCCTCAACGCCTCGATTGCCGACCTGGTGGCGGTCGTCGAGGGGGGCGGGGAGGGGCGGTCCGGGCACGCCCCGGCGGCGCGGGCCGTGCGGGTGGATGCGGGGCAGATGCGGCTGGGGTGA
- a CDS encoding response regulator, protein MSLSDASLSSVADAVSVPSVPVLTILVADDSRIDRRIAASILEGRGHRVVVAADGTAALAAFSEGERSGTLFDAAVIDFQMPGLGGEELALALREEGKARDGVRRRPLRIVLLSGAADGQAAWKGIDVALLKPLDPTSLTEAIETEGRANAAAPAPAPATPPEKPTLLAAVSGEQHELGRVVFDLGEALSRARGKRALLIELVKIFMEDSETYIVTLRKAVAEGNLEVVEKAAHRIKGSSANVSAQLASDAAATIEKTIRATPVLPDAALFDTLYEEVTKARKALAGFLAQNQV, encoded by the coding sequence ATGTCTCTTAGCGATGCCTCCCTTTCCTCCGTCGCCGACGCCGTCAGCGTCCCTTCGGTTCCCGTATTGACGATCCTCGTCGCCGACGACAGCCGGATCGACCGCCGTATCGCCGCCTCGATCCTCGAAGGACGGGGCCATCGTGTCGTCGTCGCCGCTGACGGGACGGCCGCCCTCGCCGCCTTCAGCGAGGGGGAGAGGAGCGGCACGCTCTTCGACGCCGCCGTGATCGATTTCCAGATGCCCGGCCTCGGCGGGGAGGAACTCGCCCTCGCCCTCCGGGAAGAGGGCAAGGCCCGCGACGGCGTCCGCCGCCGCCCGCTTCGCATCGTCCTCCTGAGCGGCGCCGCCGACGGGCAGGCCGCCTGGAAGGGGATCGACGTCGCCCTCCTGAAGCCCCTCGACCCCACCTCCCTCACCGAGGCGATCGAGACGGAAGGACGGGCCAATGCCGCCGCGCCCGCCCCCGCCCCGGCCACGCCGCCCGAGAAGCCGACCCTCCTCGCCGCCGTCTCCGGGGAGCAGCACGAGCTGGGCCGCGTCGTCTTCGATCTCGGCGAGGCCCTCTCCCGGGCGCGGGGCAAGCGGGCGCTCCTCATCGAGCTGGTGAAGATCTTCATGGAAGATTCGGAGACCTACATCGTCACCCTCCGGAAGGCCGTCGCCGAGGGGAACCTCGAGGTGGTCGAAAAAGCGGCCCACCGGATCAAGGGCTCCTCGGCCAACGTCAGCGCCCAGCTCGCCTCCGACGCGGCCGCGACCATCGAGAAGACGATCCGCGCGACGCCCGTCCTCCCCGATGCGGCGCTCTTCGATACCCTCTATGAAGAAGTGACGAAGGCGCGGAAGGCGCTGGCGGGGTTCCTGGCGCAGAATCAGGTTTAG
- the nadD gene encoding nicotinate-nucleotide adenylyltransferase, with protein MPPSRPLRIGLYGGTFDPVHHGHLIGARDALEQASLDLLVWIPCARSPHKAGPPLTSDADRLALLERALSSLGEPRFLISQLEIARARRQPLSPSYTIDTVRAFRDAFPDAALFWLIGADQLPKLGTWKEAAALRRLVTFLLLERTDDAGGKKGKQRKLPARVAALPSPRIVTISATEIRRRVRAGLPVDHLVPRAVATSIAKRGLYR; from the coding sequence ATGCCCCCTTCCCGCCCTCTCCGCATCGGCCTCTACGGCGGCACCTTCGATCCCGTCCACCACGGCCACCTGATCGGTGCCCGGGACGCGCTGGAACAGGCCTCCCTCGACCTCCTCGTCTGGATTCCCTGCGCCCGCTCCCCCCACAAGGCGGGCCCGCCGCTCACCTCCGACGCCGACCGCCTCGCCCTCCTGGAGCGGGCCCTCTCCTCCCTCGGGGAGCCCCGGTTCCTCATCTCGCAGCTCGAGATCGCCCGGGCCCGGCGCCAGCCCCTTTCCCCTTCCTACACCATCGACACCGTCCGCGCCTTCCGCGACGCCTTCCCCGACGCCGCCCTCTTCTGGCTGATCGGGGCCGACCAGCTCCCGAAGCTCGGGACGTGGAAGGAAGCCGCCGCGCTCCGCCGCCTCGTCACCTTCCTCCTCCTGGAACGGACGGACGATGCCGGAGGCAAAAAAGGGAAACAGCGGAAGCTTCCGGCCCGGGTCGCCGCCCTGCCCTCGCCCCGGATCGTCACGATTTCGGCGACCGAGATCCGCCGCCGCGTCCGGGCCGGTTTGCCCGTCGATCACCTCGTCCCGCGGGCCGTCGCCACTTCTATTGCCAAAAGGGGGCTCTACCGATAG
- the folE2 gene encoding GTP cyclohydrolase FolE2: MTASAASIPDRQGERDTRNIPIDRVGVKGLRYPIEVKDRAHATQSTVATFAMTVDLPHQFKGTHMSRFVEILNAHGRLIHVENVEKMLRALQKRLHAERAHIEMEFPYFIGKKAPATGAVGLVDYVVKFETTVDGPKRDFVLTVIVPVTTLCPCSKAISAYGAHNQRGYVSLAVRFEKTVWIEELIALIEASASSEIFSLLKRPDEKAVTERAYDNPVFVEDLVRNVALRVNAHPQVTWYKVEAENMESIHNHAAYALIEKRKDAPKRKPAAKKAALKKAAMKRK, from the coding sequence ATGACTGCCTCCGCCGCCTCCATCCCCGATCGCCAGGGCGAACGGGACACCCGCAACATCCCGATCGACCGCGTCGGCGTCAAGGGCCTCCGCTATCCGATCGAGGTGAAGGACCGCGCCCACGCGACCCAGTCGACGGTGGCGACCTTCGCCATGACGGTCGACCTCCCCCACCAGTTCAAGGGGACCCACATGAGCCGTTTCGTCGAGATCCTCAATGCCCACGGGCGGCTGATCCACGTGGAGAACGTCGAGAAGATGCTCCGCGCCCTCCAGAAGCGGCTCCACGCGGAGCGGGCCCACATCGAGATGGAGTTCCCCTATTTCATCGGCAAGAAGGCCCCGGCGACCGGGGCCGTCGGGCTGGTCGACTACGTCGTGAAGTTCGAGACGACGGTCGACGGGCCGAAGCGCGACTTCGTCCTCACCGTCATCGTCCCGGTGACGACGCTCTGCCCCTGCTCCAAGGCGATCAGCGCCTACGGGGCGCACAACCAGCGCGGCTACGTCTCCCTGGCGGTGCGATTCGAGAAGACGGTCTGGATCGAGGAATTGATCGCGTTGATCGAGGCCTCGGCGAGCAGCGAGATTTTCTCCCTCCTGAAGCGGCCCGACGAGAAGGCTGTGACCGAGCGGGCCTACGACAATCCGGTCTTCGTCGAGGACCTGGTGCGGAACGTCGCCCTCCGCGTCAACGCCCATCCGCAGGTGACGTGGTACAAGGTCGAGGCCGAGAATATGGAGAGCATCCACAATCACGCGGCCTACGCACTGATCGAGAAGCGGAAGGACGCGCCGAAGCGGAAACCGGCGGCGAAGAAGGCGGCCTTGAAAAAGGCCGCCATGAAGAGGAAGTAA